CCGATCACCCGGCCCCATATCCGGCCCAGGAACACGCCGGTGGCGGCGAGCAGGGAGAGCAGGCCGAGACCCAGATGCAGCCAGCCCCAGGTGGTGTAGCTCACCTGGAGCACCAGGCCGCCCTGTGTCACGTGGTAGAAGTCGTCCTTGAACAGGGCGACCAGACCCTCGGTGACCTGGAAGACACCCAGGGTCAGCAGCATCACTCCGGCGAACACCACCAGGCCCGCCCAGCCGGTGGAGGGCGCGGCGGGGGTGTCGGAGCCGGTGGCGCGGTCACTTGCGTAGCTACTGTTCGACATGCTTCTAGAAGACCGCTTGGCGGGGGTTGCGCACCTCCCGCGTCACGGGTGAACATCTTCCAAGATCGTGCAAGTTGCACGTTTGAATGCGCGGAAAGTGCAAATACGGGGGGTTGCTCCGCGTGCACTCCCTGTGATTCGGTGTCGGGGTGACCCGACCGGTCGCGCACTGATCGTCACGGCTGTGGTCTTGGGGGCGGGACTCGCAGCGTGAAGCTTCAACATTCGGTGACACAGAGTGATGTTGACCGAATGCAGGCCAGGACGCTATTCGGGGGTTGGGGGCGCCATGCGGAAGACGACGGGTAACAGTCCGCCTACACACATAGGTACGGCACGCGTGGCTCGACCGAGACTGCCCCAGGGGGTCATCTGGCGGACCCGCCTGGCCGAGACGATGGACGTCGGCGCCCGGCGCGCCGTGACGCTGATCTGCGCCGGTCCGGGGTGGGGCAAGACCGCCCTGGCCTCCGCCTGGACCGGGGCCCGCTCGATGGGCGGCCCGATCGCCTGGCTCAGCTGCGAGCCCGGGCACAACGACCCGTACGTGTTCTGGTCCGACCTGCTGCTGGCCCTGCGCACCAGCGGCGCGATCCGGCCCGGCACCGCGCTCCCGGACCGCGGCCCGGTGCTCTCCATCGACGCGCCGGCCTTCCTGCGCCGGCTGTCCTCCGGGCTGGCCGCGATGCCCGGGCCGGTCGTCGTGGTCCTCGACGACCTCCAGGAGATCGCCGACCCGCGGGTGCTGGACGGGCTCGGCGGCCTGATCCGGAACCCGCCGGAGCGGCTGCGCCTGGTGCTGATCAGCCGGACCGAGCCGGACCTGCCGCTGCACCGGCTCCGGGCGGCCGGCGAGCTGACCGAGATCAAGGCCCGCGACCTGGCCTTCCAGATGGACGAGGCGAGCGAGCTGCTGGCCCTGCGCGGCCGCCGGATCGCGCCGGAGAAACTCGCCGAGCTGGTCCGCAACACCGAGGGGTGGGCGACCGGGCTGCGGCTGGCGGTGGACGCGCCGCCCGGCGTCGGCCCGGACGAGGCGGCCGCCGATTACCTGGTCCGGGAGGTGCTCGCCGGACAGCCCGCGGAGGTCCGCGAGTTCCTGCTCTGGACCAGCGTGCCGGACCGGATCTCCGGCGGCCTGGCCGAGGCGCTGACCGGCCGGCGCAACGCCGACCAAGTGCTGGCCGACCTCGAACGGGCGAATCTGTTCCTCGAACGGGTCGGCAACAACGGCTGGTTCCGCTACCACCAGCAGTTCCGGGCCGCGCTGCGCCGCCGGCTGCCGGCCGAGCGGGCGGACACCCCGGCACGGCTGCACCTGCTCGCCGCCCAGTGGCACGCCCGGCTCGGCAGCCCGCTGGCCGCGCTCAACCACGCGGCCGCGGCCGGCGACTGGCAGCTGGTCAGCCGCCTGGTGGTCGACTACGGGATGTCGCTGTTCGGCTCGTCGGACCGCACCGACCTCATCGCGCTGCTCCGGCGGATCCCGGCCGAGCGGCTGACCGACAGCGCCGAGCTCACCTTCTGCGCGGCGTTGCAGACCTACGCGCTCGGCGACGTGGCCGGCGTGGCCACCCGGATCGCCCAGGCCCGGGCCCTGCTGGCCGGCCGCGGCGCCGACGACCGCCGGGTGATCGGGCTGGCGCTGACCATCGTCGAGGCGGTCACCGTGTACCGCTGGCGGGGCGACATGCCGCAGCTGGCGGAGACCTTCACCGAGGTGCTCGCCGAGCTGGGCCGGTTGCGCTGGGACCAGGTGCCGTCGATGCCGCAGTACCGGGCGCTGTCCCTGCTCAACAAGGGCATCGGGATGCTCTGGACGGACCAGTTCGACCACGCCGACCGCTACCTCTGGGCGGCCGCCACCGGCGCCCGGGCGGCCGGCACGCCGCTCGTCGAGATCAGCGCGTTCGGGCATCTGGCGCTGCTCAGCGTGATCCAGGGCTCGCTGAACGAGGCGAAGGAGCACGTCGCCGCGTCGGTCGGGGTGGCCCACCGGGTCGACGCCGAGGACCGGCCGCCGGTCGCCTCGGCCTTCCTGGCCAAAGCGGTGATCGAGCAGGAGCAGGGTCGCGAGGCGGAGGCCGAGGAGGCGCTGCGGCGGGCCCTGCATGCGGCCGGTGAGCAGCCGGAGGCGGCGATCGCCGTGCTCTCCGGCGTGGTCCGGGCCTACCTGCTGATCGACCGCGGCGAGGCGCACTCGGCCCGGGCGATGCTCGGCGGGGTGGCCGAGGCGGCCGGCCCCGGCCTGGTCGCGCCGATCCTGCAACGGATCCTCGACGTCTCGCACAGCGAGATC
Above is a genomic segment from Actinoplanes ianthinogenes containing:
- a CDS encoding DUF7144 family membrane protein, whose amino-acid sequence is MSNSSYASDRATGSDTPAAPSTGWAGLVVFAGVMLLTLGVFQVTEGLVALFKDDFYHVTQGGLVLQVSYTTWGWLHLGLGLLSLLAATGVFLGRIWGRVIGILIAFLGALLHFMFVAAQPVWAAILIGMDVLIIYTLAAHGGAVRREN
- a CDS encoding LuxR C-terminal-related transcriptional regulator, producing the protein MARPRLPQGVIWRTRLAETMDVGARRAVTLICAGPGWGKTALASAWTGARSMGGPIAWLSCEPGHNDPYVFWSDLLLALRTSGAIRPGTALPDRGPVLSIDAPAFLRRLSSGLAAMPGPVVVVLDDLQEIADPRVLDGLGGLIRNPPERLRLVLISRTEPDLPLHRLRAAGELTEIKARDLAFQMDEASELLALRGRRIAPEKLAELVRNTEGWATGLRLAVDAPPGVGPDEAAADYLVREVLAGQPAEVREFLLWTSVPDRISGGLAEALTGRRNADQVLADLERANLFLERVGNNGWFRYHQQFRAALRRRLPAERADTPARLHLLAAQWHARLGSPLAALNHAAAAGDWQLVSRLVVDYGMSLFGSSDRTDLIALLRRIPAERLTDSAELTFCAALQTYALGDVAGVATRIAQARALLAGRGADDRRVIGLALTIVEAVTVYRWRGDMPQLAETFTEVLAELGRLRWDQVPSMPQYRALSLLNKGIGMLWTDQFDHADRYLWAAATGARAAGTPLVEISAFGHLALLSVIQGSLNEAKEHVAASVGVAHRVDAEDRPPVASAFLAKAVIEQEQGREAEAEEALRRALHAAGEQPEAAIAVLSGVVRAYLLIDRGEAHSARAMLGGVAEAAGPGLVAPILQRILDVSHSEIDLARNRPNAVLDRYSGRAGLYPAEQLRVAQAWQASGHPVQAEELLARVREGTDRLSSVSAWLLTALAADAQGRGQRAADAMAHALAGAEPQHIRRPFRRFDADRVLVLAERQQWLTEPVGSSGESVLAEITGEFPTIGGAVAGPLSEREIDVLQYLPTVLTAGEIAENLGISVNTVKAHMRSIYRKLGAGRRREAVVTARQLGLL